The sequence TTTTCCTTCTAACACCCCTCTGCAACAACTTGTTATATGTATCTCTTTTAGTATATGGTCACATCATTGTACTGTTAAAATGGTATGTGTACAATTATGGTAAATGATCTAAATGGTTGTATACAAGTACTTGATGGAGTCATAATTGGCTGCTATTACATAACTCCAGACTACATAATCATTTTCCATCTTCTCCACCTGATATTTGATCACACAATAGTAGTTTTAAGACTTTCTGTTGGTGTGATTTTGTTAAATGAGTATTTGTTGGAAGTGTTTTGTTACCTTCCTGAATATATGCCTGTTTGCTGGTTCTCTTTGCTACAAGTGAACTCTAGAAGTTGCTGTTCTGTTTCTTAAAGTTTATTGTGACAGTGGACTTAATTTTCTTGTTTGTCTCTTCTGTTCCTTTCTTCCAGGCTTTACTTTTCAGAGCACTGTGACACATCTGAGTCTGTTTGACTTAATTGTTCTGGTGCATTGACTATAATACAAGGTCAATAGCCTCCTTGTGTTTGCTTGACCGCAATAgagtaataaaattaattatgaatACAAAGAtgtagtgtttttttttgtaaaacgGAATGACAGCATTCAGGTTAGCTAGGTCACATGACATGTCACTTAGATATATCCCTGTGTAGTCTTTGAAGCACCTGTGTGGTTTGTTTACTGCCGCAGTAATCAATCACAGGATGTAGACATGCCTACAAACTCtttatatttttgtattatCTCTGCCTGTTAGCACTCCTTGTTTGGTCAGCTTTTTGTTATATAAAATTTGCACATGCACCGACTGATACAAAGCCATAGAAACAGTTTAAACTTTGAAGCACTACTTAACAACTGGTACTACTGCAGCTACTATTACCTTGTATGGGCATTTTCACAATTTTGAAGCCTTTGAAGAATAATATTTTCTGACCTTGATTATGATTTCTAGTGTAAACATTAATATATTGAAGCTTGAATATCATGTGTTATTATTACATGTCCTAAACATGTTTGTGGAGCCTTAAAATGCAAGTCAATTTCTGTGTAAAACCATCAAGACAGAATGGCCGATTAGTCTAAGGCGCTGGTTTCAGGCACCAGTCACTTTGGTGGCGTGGGTTTGAATCCCTCCTGTCATTTTATTTTGTTTCTCTTACAGGGAAtcaaatgtacacttttgctaGATAAGGCAACAGTTAATTATTTTCCACTTAGTAAAATCACTAGTGTGTTTGGCTTATGGATGTAGAGTATTAAAAAGTTGAACACTCATttgtctttttgttttttatgtTAATCATTAGTCTGAAATAATTGTTTTTTGGCTTgcatggtatgtgtgtgtgtgtgtatgtgtattgtgtgcatttacataataattattatactatgCATGCATTATTATAGTTGTGTATAATAATTACCATATGTTTTGTGTAGGTATGTTTGTGTAATGTGCTTGTGCAATTATGTGCTATGTTTGTCACATGGGTGAGTGACTTTTAATGCAACCCACAGTGCTGTGGATCACTCAATAACAGTAGTTTCTATGCTTGCATTAAGTACATCCCATATGTTGCAGTGAAGTCATGTTAGTTTACCTTTTCTTGGTGACACCATGTCGGTGTAAGTTGAGGTAATAATATAGTAGCTGGATGCTATGGTGATGTGTGACATGAATGGTTATATGGTCTTGGTTGATTACTGATGTCATCCCTTTGAACTAGTAGGAGGTTAATTCCTCTTTCTGAATGTGATTCTGTGGATGAGATTATTAACCCATGCCACTGAGGTGTAAGGAAAAACtaggaattttacaagctacTAGTGACCATTACAATATCAAGTGCTTAAACAAGGAAGATCATCACCAAAATACAAATGAagttgtgaccggatctgtggaaaggggtcttatagcctttccaattgcatgtacttggcaatccataacttgagtcgtaccagcctgaaatttggtcaccttacactcctaacatagcactattcctggatgtaattatAATGGATTAAAAACATAggatgagttatgactcgtcaaacttggaaatttggaaaggctataagacccttttcacagatccgttCACATTTAATTCTAATCTTACTTAGCCCATATAATTAACAACAAACCAGAGTAGGCATTATACTATGTATTTCAAGTGATGATTTCCTTTGTTAGCACTTTCTATTGTAGCAAAAGAAGTTTGGGACAGCAACGAGGACTGTGAGTCCATAATgtgtgcactgtatgtactgaaTGGTGCCCATGGGACATCTAACAAtggaaaatgaaaaaaaaatcaagcccatggcCTTAATGTTTTCATTAAGTTTACACTTGTGTGAAAGACATCAGTTAGCTAGTCATGCTGTCAGTTAATCGGTCAGTCTGTACTGAGAAACTTATACATGTACTAAATGCTGCAGCAACTCATTGGAGGTACTTTGAATTGCATTGAAGACACTCCAATTAACAATATCTAACCAATATTCCAAGGAATAGttaaggtattgtgaagctgtttATGCATATGGTCATGGGAAGGACATGGTGGTCTAGTTCTACCATACTGTATTGTCTAATATTATAGTCTGGAAACTTTCAGTGGGAAATGACTCATAGACTGAAAAAATTAATCATCAGCAGAACACAAAGTGATTCAACTCAATTTTGATAACAAACTGATGTCAATCCAACCCTTTATCATATCCTTCCTTATTTGGTAGCCAATTGCAAATATACCATTGACAGTGATAGTGATCTTTTTGTTTCAGTGTTTGGGATCTGCAATGTGtccgtatgtgtgtgtgtacataatattatgtacgtacatacgtacttcAACCAAGGGCACTCAAAAGTGCTTCATATAAAATCAAAATATACTCTGCTTTTGCTTGTTTGACTTTTATTTGTGGAACAgagtatgtgactgaattttggaaaatcattcATATGGGTGTATTTGGCACGTAAAATATTTAATCATAAATTAATAAGTTTCTTGGTAAATCCACTTGTAATAATATTTCAAACAATTTTCAATTCCTTGAATTGCAAGAaagtttttgaaatattttaaaactggGCCCTGCACTAAACAGCAATCATCCTAAACATTGAAATTCACATGTGACAATATGGgtgatttccaaaatttggtcacatatatgtaacaTGTGCCACAAAGGTTTGCATGAAATTAATATGCCCAACTTTGGCTTTAAGTAAGTTCGTCTTTGGTTCAACAGGTAAATAATCCACAGCCGGACATCTACAGGTGATAGCATTGAATCAAGACTTAACCTAACTGATCAAGTGAGcaacacatgtagctacatgccaCTACCCTGCAACATCCTCCTCTGTCAAGAACAAGGTCAAGAACTGCAAATGCAAAGACCACATGGCGCAACCAGTACGTACACACCATTCAGTTCCCTTGGCTCACAGCCATTCAGTTCTGTCATCCCCTGTAatgaacacatgtacagtatattaagCATGTATAACTAGTACATGCAAGCATGCACACttagccacacacacacacacacatactacacatacgCATACTacacccacacactacacatgtccATGTATATATACCTCCACTTCACTAAAGGTAACATAGTCTCCAGTCTGAAAGCTGTGCCTCGTCTCTTCCAAGCACGTCACCACACTATCGCATAATCCTTATCCTAGTGTGTGAGAGATTTGTGAAATGAACAAAATATACTCAACCAAGCTCCGTACCTGAGTTACAGCAGATATCATACAGCTAACAGGGGTTTCCCCATCATTGTCAACAACAACAAAGTCTTTACCAAAATCACAGAAGATCTCCCTGTAACGAAATACTGACtagtaaagtacaagtaaacAAAAGTTGTCACAAGCAACACACACACCACCCTTACCCAAACAGGCCCTTGGTGTCTGCTACAATCAATTTGATTCCTTTACTATGAGTGAATTCTCCAATCTTAACCTGTTCTTCTAAACTGGAATTGGTAAGTACCACAACCTGAAAAGGGAAAGGTATAAAGAAGATGACTGCATTTCATGCGTGTACCTTTTACTGTAAATTTGAAGAAGAAATATAAGTACTACAATGCATGCTACCTGGTTATGTCATAagtacaaacatgcacacacgaCATGCCCATGTGAGAACAACTAGTACACAAAACACTCCACTGAACTTTACTACACACCTGAAATTGTACGACAAACTCTTCAGTTAAAGAGGAAGTGTTGACAGTGACGGGCACATAACTGTTCAGCTCTGACAAGCGAGCAACACATGCTTCAGCTCTGTTCTTCCCAACATCCTCTTGAGTCAAGAAGAACTAGCAAACAATCAACACAATGATTAATGAAACTTGAATATATATCATATACAGCAAAACTTCCCACAGCATACCCATCctgttaataagaccacctcatatTTCGAATGTCTGATCAGATACACCAAAACATTATCAAGACAACAAATGTTAGGTGGTGCTAGTTAAAGGTTCACTACAACTACACAATGGGTAATCACATCTGGTACAACAATCACTAAGCTTTCTGACAACATACATGTGCATACCTGAGAAGACAGCCCAGCCAGCTGGGCTGATTCAGTATCATGAAGTGTGACAGACTTCACACCTCCCAGTATGACGTTCTTAGCTAACAAACACACATGTGTAACATAGTCATCAAACTGGAAACCATTACACTCCACATAGGTATTTCAgacatactgtacacacacaagTTGAAATAAGAGTGCTTGTGCCTTAGCAACCAGAGAAAATCTCAACCAAAGTAAACTACATAACTCGCAAACCTTTGAGCATTTTATTTTATAAACTACTGGGATATTTAACCCTTTATAtccgaatggctaatatattgccaaaaaACACATGTTACGGGTGACCTTTATAAATGGACCCATAACTCTAAGGGCTACGAAGTTGAAATAATCACCAATTTGTTGAGTAGGCCCAGGTGTTTCTAATAAAGTTTAACGCGAAGCGATAAGAATGAGTATGGGGAACTATCAACACTTATAAACACACAAAAATgcatcaaaaacaattgtaccTGTTTAAATTTCAATAACTTTTGCTCTGAGCATCATGGTGCGTTCTACTAAGAATAAAAATGTTCctcacgtgataaggattctaaaaatatacagtatgatgcAACCCGGGGTTATAACAAGATGGCGGCGCCCATCTTTCGCTGCTATGGTGAACAATAACAATGCGCCTTTCTTCACTTCAAAGTGCGAGAGTTATGTGTTTTCTGTAAGGTTTTTAGATGTTTGGGTAGAAGGGAAAGAGGGCTTTCATATGGTATATAGCGTTCCgcgttaattaatgggtggggccCTCACGTATTGCGCAAAGATGACATAAGCCATAAAATATCATTTCCTGAGGTTTTACAAAATAACTTCGGTAAGAAAGGGTTGAAGGGGGACAATTGATGGAAGCATGTGTACTATAGCAAGATTCCTTTTAAACTGTATCTTTGTTGTGCACTTGTTTTAAGATACTTACCAATTTCCACCCCCAATCCTTTCATGCCAGATATAAGCGCATTGGATCGGCCCATCTTGCGCATGGCATCATGTCCCAGCACATAGCTagcaacaacacacacataaaccACTCAACATTACAAACAACACATACATAGCAACCACAAGCCAGGCCTACACTTTTGAGTGGGAAGACTGACCATACAAAATGGCTTCCTTTATACTACACAATAGGAAAGAGCTAAAACTACAAAATCCATGAAAAATAGCAAGCTAGAATATAAGTTGCAAAGGAATGCCAAAAAGGGCCACAAAAGGATGGTGCCATTGTCTGGCACCTCCAGTGATTCTACAAAAATGCAAGCAGTTGGTCAAATTTggtgctttgtagctgaaagtATATTGTAGTGCTAAAATCACAATATTAGTTAGCCTTGGCTACAGACTACATTAACCGTACTTAATTGGTGGTGCTCATTAAATGGGATACTGTACGTATTTAACAACTTTTTAACGCACACCACTTACAGTTGTCTGGAGTAAAGCCCTTCATCGATTTCCTGTGCTTCACTCATACTCATCTACGATTACAAACACACCGACTATCAACGAGCAGTGAACGGAGAAAATCCCTCGATATACCAGGAATCGGATTACGTCGATCAAATTCCTTACACGGAAGTCGACTCACCTCAGGTTCCGCACTGTTTTCGTGGAATTTTTCTTCGCTTTGCTGGCCTCTCTGATTCAACAGACATAGAGCAACAATTAAACCGACCACAGCTGCCCTTCTAATTGTTACCAATACTGTAAAAATACAATTTTTGAGCTGCTGAAATGGCTTGTTCTCAACAAAAACCAATTTCCACCAACTCTGACAGTTACATTAAAAGGAACTAGGCAAGCTACAAGCCTTTCACTGTGACTACAGCTGCTAAAATATTTTGCAGGATGCGCACTTTTTAGAAAGCTAAACGTGCTAACGATTTTCCAGATCGTGTGATCAAAACCAAAAAAGTGACGTCACGATGAAGTGCAGTTATAAAAGAACCTTTGTAATCCAAAAATTACAGAAACTGTGTTGAACGGGAGCAGCGAAAATGAAGATGGTTCCAGAGAATTGTGCGGTTTTACTGTTTTCTGTGTGCTTTGTAGCGACATTAGTCGTAGCTCAAAGGACACCACCTCCTCGCGTTGAAAAACCCCCCAAACTTGATCTGGTAGATAACACACCCGGACTTGCTCCCTTGTTTCGGAGTTCAGATCCAAGTGTTAGAAGAAATGGTAGCTTTATCATTAAACTGAAGAAGACCACTGAGTTTGATGATTATAGTACATTGCTGGGAAAGTTAAATGATCAAAACAAGAATGCTACTTCAGGTGCTGTACCAGTACAAGGATTGAGTGGATACTCTACAGTAGGACTGGGAGTGATGGCTGAGTTAAACGATGATGCTCTCAAAATGGTAAGTGAAGTATCAGTAGGAAAATAATACCTGTATAGCTTTGTCTCTCATGGCCAGGTGTGTCATGtggttttcttttgtgtgtgggtggggaaCGGTAGCCTGGTACACTTCAGATAGAATTTCTGTGTAGCTTTCCACCTGGAATATGATTGATGAAgccatttttcttctttttacaCTTTCAGTGTAGTGTGAATTGTATTTTAAAGCATGTTGCTCAGTAGTGAATGGCTTTGCCAATGGGCACAAATTTGCATGTTGATTGACTGTTTACCTGTGCATAGATATAGCTATAATCTTGTTCTGTTGTTACTGGAGAGATAAtaatacagtacggtagtagggatcatgagaAGGGTCAAAAATATCcgtctcaatttcccttcatgacagcttggcggCATTGAtgaggcacagccaagcccaaaaatgtcctCACAACAATTCCAACCCTTCCAAGAATTTTTTGCCGAGTGACATCAGTGATGCCTCcaaccaagcataactcaacaatggataaggctacgggaTTGATCTCTTCagtgtttgatgtcgcttcatcccgagataTGCCTTTTTAccaactacagtacatacaatagaCGCATCACGGACTTGCCTTTGTGTTTTAGTCAGTTAGTTTGCTAGGCTGTTCTTCAtctgtaatgctgtataatgagCTGAACATACCTGAAAGTGAGGtgcaatggccacttcactttcgagtcagtgatagttggggtgtgcgttcagacaaaaacattaactctggcaccatcctttcttttgatgcagtatgtgtgggttcaccagtcctATCAATGTTAcgaaaaagtagacaaacaaGTATAGAAATTaggaatttgaagtttgattagggatcattaaTAAAacgtagggaaacaagggaggttatctacacctgcagatatactagtggacatttaattcctgggcatagactgaagtagggattaaatggtTTGTTTAAAATGGTTTGTTTAAAATGGTTTGTTTAAAATGGTTTGTTTAGAATACTGTACCTAGAAAATGACTATGCTTTAGTGCTTTATCATTAATAAATGCATCTATGTAGGTACGTGAAGACCAGTCAGTAGACTTTGTGGAAGAAGATCAAATAGTCGGTATCACTGCTGAACCCTGGCATCGTGATCGTGTTGATCAGAGGAGATTACCCTTCAACAATAAGGCCTATTGTCCACCTAATGATGGAGAGAATGTTGACATATATATTTTGGACACTGGTATAAATTATTGTCACAAAGATTTCTGCAAAAACAGAGCACGATACGCTGGCTATAGTCCTATTATAGCAGCCAGAAATTCAAGAGGAGCTGATAGTAATGGTCATGGTACTCATGCAGCAGCCCTAGCAGTTGGTGGTATTCATGGTATAGCAAGGAAGGCTAGAGTGTACTCTTTGCCAGTATTGACTTGCCTTGTTCCAAGTTCCTACAAAAACATCATATTGGCTTTAAACCATGTAGTGATGAGAGCTAACTCAGAACCAGATAGGAGAGTAATAGTATCGATGAGTTTAATTGGTCCACCAAGTTTATGTGTTAATGATGCTATTAAAACAGTCACTCAAGAAGGAATTGTTGTTATAACTGCTGCTGGTAACTGTCTTACTGATGCTTGTCGATATACTCCATCCTCATCACCAGATGCTATTACAGTTGGAGGAACTGCTAGAAATGATCTTCTTTATGCAACAACATTTGCTGGCAGTAACTGGGGTCGTTGTGTTGATATATTTGCACCAGGACAAGATATCACTAGTGCTGACTTTAGAGGGTGTACAGCAGAAACAGAGTGTAAAGAAATGTGTGACAGAGAGAGTGTTATGAGTGGGACATCAATGGCTACTCCCATAGTGGCAGGAGCTGTAGCACTTTTACTCAGTGCTGACATGTCATTGACTCCTGTAGAAGTCAAACAGAAGTTGATTGATCAATCTACTAAAGATAAGATTGATATGAGGGACATAACACCATCATCAAGGAGCATTACACCTAACAAATTGGTGTACGTTGGAAAAAGTGAGTACACTCAGTGTCCATAACTTTTATGTAATGGTATAATGAAGTATAGCAGTATTAGCAGGTTACATACTTTATGAAGTTATGCCATAAGTCAAAatttcagccagaaacaatttctactgattgactggCCAACTAATTACATAACTGACTAATGTCTTACCATAACTTAACAATGGCTAAAGCTGCAGGTTTATTTTTGTTTCTCCTTTTATTTTTTTATACTGTTAGACATTGTTTCAGTTCAACTCGTGtacatcatgaacttacctttatgtcccatttctttttggtTTCAGCTTGAAGGTTGAGTTACAGACAGTGCATCTATCATGTACctatcatgtaaaaataaacaGAGTGTCATCTGTAATTTTGTACCATGCCTCCAATAATTGAAGGAAAGCTGATCAATTTTAAACTAGCTTAATGTGTTCTCCTTGTAACAAGCATAGCTTAGTTAAAAACTTTATAATATGCCTACTATAGCAGTGTTATGGAAGTTCACTGATGTATCATCTAAGTTACAAGGGAAAATGTGGTTTAGTTCCATAATGTACCAAAGCAGTTATTTTCATCAAAAACGTATTTCCTTTCCTACAATATTCTACAGGTAAGGCTGAAACTTCATTGGTTTTCCCAATGGAAAATGAAATATATTTGAGAAAAGCAAACTGGTTGTGTTTTCATGGGTGACATATAGCAAGAAAGTGTGGTGGGAGGAGGATTGGTGTTTTTTGCAAAAGTGAACCATGCAATATAGACTACTtcttttacaagaaaaaaaattattagtaaTTGGCTATgacaatttgtgaccggatttgcgaaaaggtgcctttttcacacataaaatttgacccattttttcaactttcaaactttgtaacttATGTATCATTGCAAGTACGTGTCTATAATTTTCCATGAATATGCCTAAATtatgtggctacattttgatacaaaaagaaagtcaatcagtgcaaggagtcaacagttatgacattttgtttgttggtatgtcaaatgtgtgaaaaaggtaccttttcgcaaattcggtcacaatttgTTATCAATAAATTACATACGTAATTGCCATTTatcttgtatgtactgtacatatatattttaatATGCCAGACCTAATATGTCATATGTATTGTTTACTACTACAGAACGACGTTGTCCTCCTATGCCATGTCCACCATCACCACCTCCACTATGTGGCAGACCATGGGATCATCCTCCTACTGTGCTTTACCCAGCAGTTAGACAAAGTAGATTAACAAGAATTATCAGGAATCAGGCAAGTAGTAATTTGGTACCTTCCTATATTTCACCTTATGTGAAAGGAGATGAGACACACTTTGCAATAATTTATAAACAAGTTGATAATGTCAAGGATTATCAGGTCGTGTTTGATATTGATACAGCTACTGCAGAATCCACAGTGAAGGATATGGCTGCTAAAAAAATTTATGTTGTGTGTGCTACATCATACTATGTTGGTGACACTCTTTATCACATCATTGTGTTTAGTAAGATGAGGGGTGGTGCTGACGTGCAAGTATACTTTGAACAAAATGGTCGTAGGAATTCAAGAAGCAATTCATCTGCTTATTCTGATGGATTAAGTCTAGCCTACAGGACAATTACCATAGATGCTAAAGGTAGAAGACGTTTTACAACACTTTACAGAAGAAATAATGACATACAAACAGTGGAGTTTGATGATCTAGGCTTTAGAGGGTTGCGAAGAATGGTTAACCAGCAGAAAAAGAATGGTTTTCAGTTGGTGCATATTAGCTCATTTACAGTTAAGAGCAGAACTAGATATAGCACAATATTTACAAATGAGAAGATCGGAGATTGTGAGTATGTCTTCTTTCACTCATACCAAGAAAAAGACATTGGAGATATTGCTGACAGTCTCAAACAAGATGGATTTCGTATGACTGCTGTAGCCGTACACTCCCAATCATCAGTACCATTGTTCATGGCTGTTTTTAGAAAATagtattattatatacatgtttATCTATTCACAATTTTAAcctctatatatatattt comes from Dysidea avara chromosome 4, odDysAvar1.4, whole genome shotgun sequence and encodes:
- the LOC136252172 gene encoding ubiquitin-like modifier-activating enzyme 1 isoform X2; protein product: MKGFTPDNSKNVILGGVKSVTLHDTESAQLAGLSSQFFLTQEDVGKNRAEACVARLSELNSYVPVTVNTSSLTEEFVVQFQVVVLTNSSLEEQVKIGEFTHSKGIKLIVADTKGLFGEIFCDFGKDFVVVDNDGETPVSCMISAVTQDKDYAIVW
- the LOC136252172 gene encoding ubiquitin-like modifier-activating enzyme 1 isoform X1 — translated: MSMSEAQEIDEGLYSRQLYVLGHDAMRKMGRSNALISGMKGLGVEIAKNVILGGVKSVTLHDTESAQLAGLSSQFFLTQEDVGKNRAEACVARLSELNSYVPVTVNTSSLTEEFVVQFQVVVLTNSSLEEQVKIGEFTHSKGIKLIVADTKGLFGEIFCDFGKDFVVVDNDGETPVSCMISAVTQDKDYAIVW
- the LOC136252171 gene encoding uncharacterized protein produces the protein MKMVPENCAVLLFSVCFVATLVVAQRTPPPRVEKPPKLDLVDNTPGLAPLFRSSDPSVRRNGSFIIKLKKTTEFDDYSTLLGKLNDQNKNATSGAVPVQGLSGYSTVGLGVMAELNDDALKMVREDQSVDFVEEDQIVGITAEPWHRDRVDQRRLPFNNKAYCPPNDGENVDIYILDTGINYCHKDFCKNRARYAGYSPIIAARNSRGADSNGHGTHAAALAVGGIHGIARKARVYSLPVLTCLVPSSYKNIILALNHVVMRANSEPDRRVIVSMSLIGPPSLCVNDAIKTVTQEGIVVITAAGNCLTDACRYTPSSSPDAITVGGTARNDLLYATTFAGSNWGRCVDIFAPGQDITSADFRGCTAETECKEMCDRESVMSGTSMATPIVAGAVALLLSADMSLTPVEVKQKLIDQSTKDKIDMRDITPSSRSITPNKLVYVGKKRRCPPMPCPPSPPPLCGRPWDHPPTVLYPAVRQSRLTRIIRNQASSNLVPSYISPYVKGDETHFAIIYKQVDNVKDYQVVFDIDTATAESTVKDMAAKKIYVVCATSYYVGDTLYHIIVFSKMRGGADVQVYFEQNGRRNSRSNSSAYSDGLSLAYRTITIDAKGRRRFTTLYRRNNDIQTVEFDDLGFRGLRRMVNQQKKNGFQLVHISSFTVKSRTRYSTIFTNEKIGDCEYVFFHSYQEKDIGDIADSLKQDGFRMTAVAVHSQSSVPLFMAVFRK